The segment AGAGTCTTaaccaatcaaacaacataatcaGGAAGCGTAGAAGAATAATGCTAGAGACAGAAGAGGTTGGCATCTCAGTTGTTGAAACTCTGCGTCAGCAAAGCCAAACTTTCCTTCACGCTCACACCAAGGTACAATGAAAAGGAATTTACAATTTAAGTTTCTCCTGTTTGGTTTTCTTCTCTAATCATTAGACCATTGAGAAAAACTAAACTTGTTGATCTGTTGGTTCGGTGATTGTAGCTCGTATTCTTGCCATCATCTTGATAATCTCTTGCAAACTTTCACATTAATAtactgaaaacataaaaatcatcgagaatatgtgtatatatgatCGTTGTTTAGAGTGGTTATacttgcacaaaaaaaaagtggaaaTACTTTTAAACAATCATTAGATCTTCCAAAGACTGTACATATGCTGTAGTAGCCAAACGTTATGAAACTAAGCCACCTTGCACTTCCTCTCTGGACCAATCATCTTGCCATGACCACGAGACCCACTGGCACCTCATTACATGAAACCCTAACGGACTTGGACGAGGACGACccaaatctccattttatgaACGTATCCAGCTTCACATCGAACTCTTCAAAAGAGTAAGGGGGCAACTCTTTGCGGAGTTCTCTGGCTGTAGTTATAGGTGCGAGATAGAGAGTGAAATTATTGGCTTCGTCTCACTTGCTCTTTGAAAGAAGGCCGGGAACATGGTCGTGGCCAGACGGCGTTTTCCGTGGTACATTGAGCAGTAAACGTCGCCGTATGAGAAATCAGTCAACAAGTTAGCGTTCAAAACTTGAAACTGCATATCCACGTAGCCGGAGATATGGTATGAGGTGAAGTTAAGCCTGCTCACGCTGAGGGAGACGAGAGTGATGTGTGGTAACTCCGGAGGGCTGAAGAAGATCACGATGAATACAGCTGCGAGAATCAGTCCGAGCACGAAACAAACTGCCATTTCTTTGGCCATAAATTTTTGGCTAGAAACAAGAAGTGAAGCCACTTAATTGTCTACCTTTGAAGAGAGATAAATACACTAGATAGAGAAACCCTCATCGTCTTCTTACAAGGAACATAGCATATATAGAGGAAAGAGGTTGTAGCGTAAGAAACTGACAGTAAAACCAACAGAGCTGCCGATTAAGGATAACAAATAAATAACTCGCATGTGAATAAGGGGACCCACCTCTGCATGTCAAATGGTAAATGAAGATACTTATTAATACATCTCACAGATGTTAGGTGGGATTATAAAAGTTGCATTACCATTTAAGACTGGATGTTACATGGAATTAGAAAGCTACTTGTATATATGATCTACAGACATAGGAAAGCTAACCTGTTCAGAGGCTATGGCTGAGTTaaggtttaaaatttaaatagcaGAGGCTATCAAAACAAGTAAGGATTGAACGGTTATAATATCGTAAGATAAACAAACACTAATGCACAAGcgacattttgttttttttttgaattatacagatatcctggccccacagaagtgatccagactagtcacgtgttgtCACGTGTCAGTCTTCTGTCCATGGCGATGCCAAAATGTTAATTCTCCAGTGGCCGGGATTCGAATCTAAGTGACTGCAGGTATAATTATTATCAAAATTCAACTAATGAACATGTGACTGAAATTTAACGTGTGTTAAATATGTTTGCAGTAGACAGTATGTTTTAAGGAGGTTTGTGAGATCAAATGGTCTTAAAAGGATTTAATGAGATAGTTCTACCAATGAATGAATGGGGATGAACATGGACTTTAATTACTAACTAAAAGATTGTGAAAACTAGATTTTTTGAAATGGTAAGCACTTTATTGTTGTTAGCGCATTAAAAAAAAGTGGGAAAATACGTCAGTAATGTATAAGATGGGGTAGCGTCATCTCCAAGGCACAACCCATTCGTGACAATAACTCCTTTTTAACTAGTTCTTCAAAAGCTCGGAACTTACAATCCCCTAAATAAGACATATCTGcgtctttgtgtgtgtgttgtcACTTTGATATCTGTCTTTGTCTAAGATTCGTTACGAAGATCAACGGCTCTAAAAAGCAGAGGAAGATCATTCTATTGGCCATagataggggtgggcactttacccgatatccgaagtggcacccgaacccgatccgaaaaacccgtaccgaaatccgaaccgaagtagcaaaatatccgaacgggtattgaattaagagagattggatatccgaacccgaacggataatacccgaactcgaatggatatccgaaaataaccgaacatatgtataattaaccttatatttctagtttacatctttcattttatataaagtatttatattgatactacacatattttaagttcataagatatacatacaattacggagaaaatgatttgctactcacttaaaatacatgtcaaattttttatttcaataattaacaaaaagttacatccaaaatttaaaaacaataatcaaattaatgttttttagtttcaaaatgttatgtccaaatctattaaccattcaatctattaaaaataaaagattagtgaagtgaaagttatatttttaaatacaagaaatttaaaaaatgaaaatttaattttgtttttttcaaaatctaaatatccgaacccgatccgaaataaccgaacccgaactaaaaatatctgaacccgacccgaagtacagaaatacccgaacgggttctacacctctataccgaaatacccaaaaatccgaaatacccgacccgaacccgaacggatacccgaacgcccacccctagccATAGACATGGTTTTTGGAGAAGTCGATAAAGTTTGTGGAAAAAGTAACTGTGACTCAAAATTATTCACCATCTATGCACATCTCGAGAGATTCAAGACCAAGAAGAATACAAGTGTCATAAAAGTTATCACCTTTATGAAACTTGAGTCTACCAAAAGATTCGTAATATTATTCTCTCTGCTCAGAATATAAACATTAGTGatttcttgagagttcttgtCATGAAGTGTTCAAGAATGGCTTATGATCAATCTCTTCACTCTCCGAACAATCCACATTTCTTCCAGCCTCTCCTTCCTGGCTTCCACACTTACCTCGTACTCTTCATAACTGTTTCCTTGCTCTCCaagaaaaatgtttcatttGCTTAACTTTTGTTGCATGTTGGTGCAGAACATTCCTGTAGCTTTCTTCTTGAAGCACGTCCAAGGAAGTAACGACCACATCAAGACTGCAAAACTGACAACAGATGCGTCCGCTAAAACTTGGTTGGTGAAGGTAGACGGCGTGAGACTCACAGATGGTTGGGAAGATTTTGCAGTAGGGCATGATCTCCGGATAGGTGACATCACTATTTTCAGACATGAAGGAGAGATGGTGTTTCATGTCACAGCTTTCGGACCAAGTTGCTGTGACATTCAATATACTTCAGAATCATCTCACAACATCAATGATGATAGTCAAGATCAGACCAACAATGCTGGTACACTTCTGTTCTATGAAATGTACTAAAACAAATACGGTCGTTAGCTCAACTGGAAAAGAATCCTAGCCATTGTGTTAGAGGACCGCTGGGACGAAACAAATATTACACGGTTTCAGGCCCAGGGCCTCCttgtattcaaatatatatatatactctaattctgtagaaaaaaatataaacttgagatttttttgtaattgtttTCAAGTTACAGGAAACAGTTCAGGAGAGAAGAGAAAAAGAGTCAAGAAGAATCCAAGAACGAAAGAAGATTCTTCATCAGACCATTCTCAATTTGTGGCACATGTCTCACCCTCTAGTCTAAGTTCTGATCGACTGGTTAGATTAGTTTCCTACAGTTCATGCAACATATCTCTTAGTTAACTTCTGAGCTGCTTTAATCTCATTGCATTGCAGTATATACCAACGGGGTTTGCTAGGTCAAACGGTCTGGACAACATGAGCGGTAAAGAGATTATTGTTCTTCTTAACGAGGAAGGAAGATCATGGAGCTTAGATATGACATGCAACAAAGTAGGCATGCAGACTTTTGTAAGACCTGGTTGGAGAAGATTCTGTGCTGAAAATGGGATGAAAAAAGGTCACCACTATACGTTCAAACTGGTCCGAAGATCTGCACCATTAATCATCCGTTTGTCCCATGCAGAACATGAGCCAGAACCAGCTACAGAATCTTCATTAAACCATTCTTATTATGTTGGATCTGTCAGTCCTAATAGCCTTAGTACTGATAAACTGGTGAATACATAAACTCTTTCAATAGTTTCATTTGCACCTTTTTGGAACTTGAAATGCTATCTTTATATTGATCTGCAtggtgtgattttttttaaactgaaaaTTGCATTCATAAATCACGGCAAGACattgtcatattcccgcaaacactaGGCAAGAGTAAACAGATGAGGTCTTGGCCGTCATGATATGCATGGTATGTTTTGACTCGTGTATATGATGCATTGTTTTGCAATATCTTCAGAGACATTTTGTGACTGCAAATGGTCTAGAGAAAGGACTCAGTGAGATAACTTTAAAGAATGAATGGGGAGGAAGCTGGATTTTAGGTTTCAGACACTACGAACCACAAAACCATACTTATCTCGGACCAGGCTGGAAAACTTTCTGCCAAGTAAACGGGATCAAAGCTGAAGATTCCTTTATGTTTAAACTGGTTGAAACTGGGGACAAACCTGTTCTCTTGTTGTGCACTTCCAACCGCGGGAAAACACCATTAGAGTGTTCAGAAGATAGAGATGATGTAAACTCACTCTCCTCAGATACTAGCAGTGAAGATGACAGTAAAGAAGAATCCCAAGAAAGTGATAAGGAGAGTATTGAAGACGCGGACAGGTCACAACAATGCATCGTGATGGAGAAAGAGAATAATAGCTTGAGATGCATATGTTCATCTCCATATAGTAAACACCGTTTCGTGAGGTTATCTTTTACACAGAGCGCTCTTAAAACCTCTGTACTGGTAAGTTCATATACAACTCTGTCTCAAGGTTTGTTTAttatttctctttctttgtGCGTCTAAAATCAAATCTTTGCGCAGTACCTTCCGTTGGCTTTCACTCGGATGAACTGCATCAACAAGCCAATAAAGATAATGCTGTTAGGTAAAGATGGAGTGAAGAAACAGGTGGTGGATCTTTTGAAGAACAAGTCAACTGGAGCAATGCGATTTGGAAAAGGATGGAGAGAGTTCTGTGACGCTCATGGTGTAAAGGTAGGAGAGTCCTTTCAGTTGGAACTCTTTAGggaggatgaagaagcaatTCCTGTTCTTAAGTTCTGCACCACAACTTGAGACTTTTGTTTCCAGAGAAGAAGATTCCTGTGGTACAATATTTTCCTTCTTTAAGTTGAAGCAGCTTGTTGACTGCATATTATTCTCTTGTTGCTTCTGGCTAGCTAGATGTCTACTTATTGATCATATCTCTAGTGTGTGTGTAAAATGGCAAACGATTTGGCATTCATTTAATCTCCAGTTCCATAAGGACATGCTCAAGCCAAATAGATCCAAGTATACAAGATCttgcatatatttttaatcataaattttataaaataattggaTACACACTTCCAACATGTTTTAGCATCATATTTCTTTACAAAACTCTTTTTATGCTTTCATAAGATTCCCCTTCCGATTCCATGTAGAGTGGAGATATAAAAGTTGAAATTACCATTTACGGCTGAATGTATACATGGAATTAGAAAGCTACTTGTAAGATCTATAGACTTAGAAAAGCTAACCTGTTCAGACGTAAGATTGAGTAGAGTCTATCAAAACAAGTAAGGATTGAACGGATGTAATGTAAGATAACAAACACTGTAAGAGATATAGAAAGTATATATTAGCTACCCTCTCATTAAGCACTAACGGCTCTCTCTTTAGTgctactagattttttaaccgcgctacgcgcggataagatattatatgtatttatcaattctaaaaaataatgtataatattgtattatattatttaaagaatagaaaataagactacataacataaatatattttttatattttctttgtggaaatcattatgttgtttgattgttgtacttaatccacatatttgcatagatatttgtgatagatgaataactatatttttattatcagtaaataatatataatatatatttattatataatataagaaaaatagaattatttactttttaacaaacttgtaacatgttggggactcggttatagacatatcatattcgaatgaaacatttttacacttatcaatcttcttaacaatcaagaaacaaatctgaatatcaaaacaatatctcatacgatctctttgtggaataactgctctgaaaaaattgaatttatgcataaaaaaggactggaaatggatgtgcatatgtgttatctaagtcagctttacaaaaaactatttatagttcatatatcatttatgtccatcctatttttttgtccatcatttcttaaacatcttgaaataagtaatgctaattaataataaactttttgctcacaaaataaaaatcaaatttgtctaattatcgcttaatttgtctaactgatatatgtatttctcaattctaaaaaaataatgtataatattgtattacattatttaaaaaatataaaatatgactacataacataaatatatgatgacaaaaaaaaaacataaatatattttttagatttctttgtggaaattattatgttgtttgattgttgtacttgattcacatatttgcatagatatttgtgatcgatgaataactatatttttattatcagtaaataatatatattgattatataatataagaaaaataaaattatttactttttacacaaacttgtctcatgttggagactcggttatagacatatcatatacgaaggagacatttttacagttatcaatcttcttaacattgaaaaaacaaatctacatatcaaaacaatatctcatacgatttatttgtggaataactactctgaagaaattgaatttaggcatcaaaaaggactgaaaatagatgtgcagatatgttatctaagtctgcttcacaaagtactattcatagttcatatatcattaatgtccattctactttttgtccaccatttcttaaacatcttgaaataactgatgctaattaataataaactttttgctgaaaaaaaaatcaaatttgtctaattatcgcttaaatattttattaatatggtctaagaagcttttaagtgatatcatagtttaatttattagtttttttgttaatttttagaggtttttgtatttaagatttttttccatattaagcttttatttctttcacggaattgatatatatatatatatatatatatcataaaaattaccatcaaatcagttttacttatttattattttgttttaacgaaaatacactttttaaataatttaatttaaaataaaattatatattaatttgctgtattttatcaatttcattgatttaattaatttgctttggtggataacttaaaaagttttcatatgaatcggggaaagcaagcttatgttgttatattatatttattttgtgtatatagaatctatatataatgctagtgtaataaagaaagaacattattttgtgtaacttcaaaaagatacattattacaatttaaaatgaatcaaaattgaataatggtaaataaatatttgtaaatctaattgtttagttggattctcatgaaaaaaaaatcgattggttaaacaaatgtttcaaaatttgttgtggtattgttttgtctataaattataaaatttattgaattaatatatttaattattgcatccttaaataatattttattaagacattagaaaaatatgttttgagttgttttgtcaaattgtacaaaaatctatgctttttcatatttgtaacttcaaaaagatacattat is part of the Brassica rapa cultivar Chiifu-401-42 chromosome A09, CAAS_Brap_v3.01, whole genome shotgun sequence genome and harbors:
- the LOC103840636 gene encoding B3 domain-containing protein REM17, with amino-acid sequence MKCSRMAYDQSLHSPNNPHFFQPLLPGFHTYLNIPVAFFLKHVQGSNDHIKTAKLTTDASAKTWLVKVDGVRLTDGWEDFAVGHDLRIGDITIFRHEGEMVFHVTAFGPSCCDIQYTSESSHNINDDSQDQTNNAVTGNSSGEKRKRVKKNPRTKEDSSSDHSQFVAHVSPSSLSSDRLYIPTGFARSNGLDNMSGKEIIVLLNEEGRSWSLDMTCNKVGMQTFVRPGWRRFCAENGMKKGHHYTFKLVRRSAPLIIRLSHAEHEPEPATESSLNHSYYVGSVSPNSLSTDKLVNT
- the LOC117127810 gene encoding B3 domain-containing protein REM17-like; protein product: MICMRHFVTANGLEKGLSEITLKNEWGGSWILGFRHYEPQNHTYLGPGWKTFCQVNGIKAEDSFMFKLVETGDKPVLLLCTSNRGKTPLECSEDRDDVNSLSSDTSSEDDSKEESQESDKESIEDADRSQQCIVMEKENNSLRCICSSPYSKHRFVRLSFTQSALKTSVLYLPLAFTRMNCINKPIKIMLLGKDGVKKQVVDLLKNKSTGAMRFGKGWREFCDAHGVKVGESFQLELFREDEEAIPVLKFCTTT